The Amphiprion ocellaris isolate individual 3 ecotype Okinawa chromosome 6, ASM2253959v1, whole genome shotgun sequence genome contains a region encoding:
- the cert1 gene encoding ceramide transfer protein isoform X4 has translation MHPPFLLHSRSHFSMQTHTVTLACSGMDAGHKDGQDEKASHIRAESGYGSETSLRRHGSMLSLTSAASALSSTSTSSFKKGHRLREKLAEMETFRDILCRQVDTLQKYFDSCADAVSKDEFQRDRVVEEDEDDFPTTARPDGEYNHNNNGSKEKLFPPASPKGMNGIDFKGEAITFKATTAGILSTLSHCIELMVKREDSWQKRLDKELEKRRRVEDAYKSAMNELKKKSHYGGPDYEEGPNSLINEDEFFDAVEAALDRQDKIEEQSQSEKVRIPRLTPVPPGDAYSTIGTHRFANKPHSHSSSLSSVELVSASDDIHRFSTQVEEMVQNHMTYSLQDVGGDANWQLVIEEGEMKVYRREVEENGIVLDPLKATHAVKGVTGHEVCHYFWDTAVRLDWETTIENFNVVETLSDNAVIVYQTHKRVWPASQRDVLYLSAIRKILATNENDPDTWLVCNFSVDHDNALPTNRCVRAKINVAMICQTLVSPPEGDKEISRDNILCKITYVANVNPGGWAPASVLRAVAKREYPKFLKRFTSYVQDKTAGKPILF, from the exons atgcacCCTCCATTTTTACTCCACTCTCGCTCTCACTTttccatgcaaacacacacagtcacgcTTGCTTGCTCTGGGATGGATGCGGGACATAAAGACGGACAAGATGAAAAGGCTTCACATATCAGG GCTGAGTCTGGTTACGGTTCAGAAACAAGTCTGAGGCGTCATGGTTCCATGTTGTCTCTCACCTCAGCAGCTAGTGCCTTGTCTTCAACATCCACATCCTCCTTCAAG AAGGGGCACAGGTTGCGTGAGAAGCTAGCAGAAATGGAAACCTTCCGGGACATTTTGTGCAGACAAGTGGACACCCTGCAGAAGTACTTTGACTCCTGTGCTGATGCTGTTTCTAAAGACGAATTTCAGAGAGACAGAG TAGTAGAGGAGGACGAAGATGACTTTCCTACTACTGCAAGACCTGATGGTGAATATAATCACAACAATAATGGCAGCAAAGAGAAAT TGTTTCCCCCTGCCAGCCCCAAAGGTATGAACGGGATAGACTTTAAAGGTGAAGCCATCACCTTCAAGGCCACCACAGCAGGCATCCTCTCTACGTTGTCCCACTGCATCGAGCTGATGGTAAAACGAGAGGACAGCTGGCAGAAAAGACTGGACAAG GAGCTGGAAAAGAGGAGGCGTGTAGAAGATGCCTACAAGTCTGCTATGAATGAACTGAAGAAAAAGTCGCACTATGGAGGACCAGACTACGAG GAGGGGCCTAACAGTCTGATTAATGAAGATGAATTCTTTGATGCGGTTGAAGCTGCACTGGACAGACAAGACAAGATAGAAGAGCAG AGCCAGTCAGAAAAAGTCAGAATACCTCGACTAACACCAGTGCCTCCTGGTGACGCCTACTCCACCATCGGTACACACCGATTTGCCAACAAG CCCCATAGCCATTCTTCTTCCTTGTCCTCCGTTGAGCTAGTCAGCGCTTCAGACGACATTCACAGATTCAGCACTCAG gTGGAGGAGATGGTGCAGAATCATATGACTTATTCCCTTCAGGATGTGGGTGGAGATGCCAACTGGCAGCTGGTAATAGAAGAAGGAGAGATGAAG GTGTACAGGagagaggtggaggagaacGGCATCGTCCTGGATCCTCTCAAAGCTACACATGCTGTGAAGGGGGTAACAGGACATGAGGTCTGCCACTACTTCTGGGATACAGCTGTCCGATTGGACTGGGAGA CCACCATTGAAAATTTCAACGTTGTGGAAACGCTGTCTGACAATGCTGTCATTGTTTACCAGACACACAAG AGAGTGTGGCCGGCCTCTCAGAGGGACGTTCTCTATCTGTCAGCTATCAGGAAGATTCTGGCAACCAATGAAAATGATCCCGACACATGGCTTGTCTGCAACTTCTCTGTAGATCACGACAATGCTTTG cCTACAAACCGGTGTGTTCGTGCCAAAATCAATGTCGCCATGATCTGCCAAACACTGGTCAGCCCACCTGAAGGCGATAAAGAGATCAGCAGAGACAACATCCTTTGTAAGATCACCTATGTTGCCAATG TAAACCCGGGAGGTTGGGCTCCAGCTTCTGTCCTCAGAGCTGTGGCCAAGAGAGAGTATCCCAAGTTCCTCAAACGCTTCACCTCCTATGTCCAGGATAAAACAGCTGGGAAGCCCATCCTTTTCTGA
- the cert1 gene encoding ceramide transfer protein isoform X5, translating to MLGPANRHDCSSVLLCFGCWNGRMAESGYGSETSLRRHGSMLSLTSAASALSSTSTSSFKKGHRLREKLAEMETFRDILCRQVDTLQKYFDSCADAVSKDEFQRDRVVEEDEDDFPTTARPDGEYNHNNNGSKEKLFPPASPKGMNGIDFKGEAITFKATTAGILSTLSHCIELMVKREDSWQKRLDKELEKRRRVEDAYKSAMNELKKKSHYGGPDYEEGPNSLINEDEFFDAVEAALDRQDKIEEQSQSEKVRIPRLTPVPPGDAYSTIGTHRFANKPHSHSSSLSSVELVSASDDIHRFSTQVEEMVQNHMTYSLQDVGGDANWQLVIEEGEMKVYRREVEENGIVLDPLKATHAVKGVTGHEVCHYFWDTAVRLDWETTIENFNVVETLSDNAVIVYQTHKRVWPASQRDVLYLSAIRKILATNENDPDTWLVCNFSVDHDNALPTNRCVRAKINVAMICQTLVSPPEGDKEISRDNILCKITYVANVNPGGWAPASVLRAVAKREYPKFLKRFTSYVQDKTAGKPILF from the exons ATGTTGGGGCCAGCAAACCGCCACGACTGCAGCAGTGTCCTGCTCTGCTTTGGCTGTTGGAATGGCCGAATG GCTGAGTCTGGTTACGGTTCAGAAACAAGTCTGAGGCGTCATGGTTCCATGTTGTCTCTCACCTCAGCAGCTAGTGCCTTGTCTTCAACATCCACATCCTCCTTCAAG AAGGGGCACAGGTTGCGTGAGAAGCTAGCAGAAATGGAAACCTTCCGGGACATTTTGTGCAGACAAGTGGACACCCTGCAGAAGTACTTTGACTCCTGTGCTGATGCTGTTTCTAAAGACGAATTTCAGAGAGACAGAG TAGTAGAGGAGGACGAAGATGACTTTCCTACTACTGCAAGACCTGATGGTGAATATAATCACAACAATAATGGCAGCAAAGAGAAAT TGTTTCCCCCTGCCAGCCCCAAAGGTATGAACGGGATAGACTTTAAAGGTGAAGCCATCACCTTCAAGGCCACCACAGCAGGCATCCTCTCTACGTTGTCCCACTGCATCGAGCTGATGGTAAAACGAGAGGACAGCTGGCAGAAAAGACTGGACAAG GAGCTGGAAAAGAGGAGGCGTGTAGAAGATGCCTACAAGTCTGCTATGAATGAACTGAAGAAAAAGTCGCACTATGGAGGACCAGACTACGAG GAGGGGCCTAACAGTCTGATTAATGAAGATGAATTCTTTGATGCGGTTGAAGCTGCACTGGACAGACAAGACAAGATAGAAGAGCAG AGCCAGTCAGAAAAAGTCAGAATACCTCGACTAACACCAGTGCCTCCTGGTGACGCCTACTCCACCATCGGTACACACCGATTTGCCAACAAG CCCCATAGCCATTCTTCTTCCTTGTCCTCCGTTGAGCTAGTCAGCGCTTCAGACGACATTCACAGATTCAGCACTCAG gTGGAGGAGATGGTGCAGAATCATATGACTTATTCCCTTCAGGATGTGGGTGGAGATGCCAACTGGCAGCTGGTAATAGAAGAAGGAGAGATGAAG GTGTACAGGagagaggtggaggagaacGGCATCGTCCTGGATCCTCTCAAAGCTACACATGCTGTGAAGGGGGTAACAGGACATGAGGTCTGCCACTACTTCTGGGATACAGCTGTCCGATTGGACTGGGAGA CCACCATTGAAAATTTCAACGTTGTGGAAACGCTGTCTGACAATGCTGTCATTGTTTACCAGACACACAAG AGAGTGTGGCCGGCCTCTCAGAGGGACGTTCTCTATCTGTCAGCTATCAGGAAGATTCTGGCAACCAATGAAAATGATCCCGACACATGGCTTGTCTGCAACTTCTCTGTAGATCACGACAATGCTTTG cCTACAAACCGGTGTGTTCGTGCCAAAATCAATGTCGCCATGATCTGCCAAACACTGGTCAGCCCACCTGAAGGCGATAAAGAGATCAGCAGAGACAACATCCTTTGTAAGATCACCTATGTTGCCAATG TAAACCCGGGAGGTTGGGCTCCAGCTTCTGTCCTCAGAGCTGTGGCCAAGAGAGAGTATCCCAAGTTCCTCAAACGCTTCACCTCCTATGTCCAGGATAAAACAGCTGGGAAGCCCATCCTTTTCTGA